In one Streptomyces marincola genomic region, the following are encoded:
- a CDS encoding nuclear transport factor 2 family protein — protein MTDELSLPFLGAESTTLSASARRERNVVSLRSYFRLLQERDIESWIELWADDCTVVAPYADGRIPQLLSGRADVYAFYREEADGYARLSFPGTDIMPTQDPDRVVVHWYPRGELTDGTQYQNENIGIFEFDAYGRIRRFTEFFNPLGLTGRPDPAVDGR, from the coding sequence GTGACAGATGAATTGTCCTTACCATTCCTCGGCGCGGAGAGCACCACGCTGTCCGCATCCGCGCGCCGGGAGCGGAACGTCGTCTCGCTGCGTTCCTACTTCCGCCTCCTCCAGGAACGGGACATCGAATCCTGGATCGAACTGTGGGCGGACGACTGCACCGTCGTCGCGCCCTATGCGGACGGCCGCATACCGCAATTGCTCAGCGGCCGGGCCGACGTCTACGCCTTCTACCGGGAAGAGGCCGACGGCTACGCGCGGTTGAGCTTTCCCGGCACCGACATCATGCCGACGCAGGACCCGGACCGCGTCGTCGTCCACTGGTACCCGCGCGGTGAACTCACCGACGGCACGCAATACCAGAACGAGAACATCGGCATATTCGAGTTCGACGCCTACGGACGCATCCGCCGCTTCACCGAGTTCTTCAACCCCCTCGGCCTGACGGGCCGCCCCGACCCGGCCGTCGACGGGAGGTGA
- a CDS encoding DJ-1/PfpI family protein, whose product MSAIGSGAPTVTPPRLAGHRVAILMESDFVEHEISYYQQRFAEEGAEVVLLSRLWGQQSLTFTGQEYRAQVTVDGDLETFTYDQLNHLSALVTPSGMVADRLRYSEDIERPAPALDLMRRAFRLPKLVKAFSCHGLMLVAAAPELVRNRAVTCHNNLVGDVRNMGALYVNQDIVVDGDLITGRTVGHCHLLARTVIDTLAPPPAAPGVRAEG is encoded by the coding sequence ATGAGCGCCATCGGCTCGGGTGCACCGACCGTCACCCCACCCCGCCTCGCGGGGCACCGCGTCGCCATCCTCATGGAGAGCGACTTCGTCGAGCACGAGATCTCCTACTACCAGCAGCGCTTCGCCGAGGAAGGGGCGGAGGTCGTCCTGCTCAGCCGGCTCTGGGGGCAGCAGTCCCTCACGTTCACCGGGCAGGAGTACCGGGCCCAGGTCACGGTCGACGGCGACCTTGAGACCTTCACCTACGACCAGCTCAACCACCTGTCCGCGCTGGTGACCCCCTCGGGCATGGTCGCCGACCGGCTCCGCTACAGCGAGGACATCGAACGGCCGGCGCCGGCCCTCGACCTGATGCGGCGCGCCTTCCGGCTGCCCAAGCTGGTGAAGGCGTTCTCCTGCCACGGCCTGATGCTGGTGGCAGCCGCCCCCGAGCTGGTCCGCAACCGCGCGGTGACCTGCCACAACAACCTCGTCGGCGACGTCCGCAACATGGGCGCCCTCTACGTGAACCAGGACATCGTGGTGGACGGCGACCTCATCACCGGGCGGACCGTCGGCCACTGCCACCTGCTGGCCCGCACCGTGATCGACACCCTGGCCCCGCCGCCCGCGGCGCCCGGCGTGCGCGCGGAGGGGTGA
- a CDS encoding IS701 family transposase has product MYGTEMDAKVSAFCQQIFDSMPRVDQRRWAEVYLRGLLFLEGRKTVRKMAEHLLCLPVNQSLQQFINQSPWDWVPIRAQLARRRAASSASRAWVVSRATIPKRGCHSVGVVQQFVPEAGRRVNCQVGLALSLSDDRSDVPVDWRLLLSGKWADDEDARQKANLPDENRGLPEWAEILSMVDETSRWGVPPAPLVADTADPRGAVALAAALADRGVDFVLRTDDSLRALAPDPLLAEAGTSAENSARPGQRRPRMAADAHGADLRTRANAFSFVSAQVHLPTRTGHQSRTVVRLVLQRGSSHCPSGGTWITNLTQRPLDEVMGLAGLANRGRDTLHQLKADYGLHDFEGRSFRGWHHHMTMVSVAWAFGQELLSAHPALRMPAPALP; this is encoded by the coding sequence ATGTATGGGACCGAGATGGACGCCAAGGTCAGTGCTTTCTGCCAGCAGATCTTCGATTCCATGCCACGTGTGGATCAGCGTCGTTGGGCCGAGGTGTATCTGCGGGGACTGCTTTTCCTTGAGGGCAGGAAGACGGTCAGGAAAATGGCGGAGCACCTGCTCTGCCTGCCCGTCAACCAGTCCCTTCAGCAGTTCATCAACCAGAGCCCCTGGGACTGGGTGCCCATCAGGGCGCAGCTGGCCCGCCGCCGCGCGGCGTCCTCCGCCTCACGGGCCTGGGTGGTGAGCCGGGCGACGATCCCCAAGCGCGGATGCCACTCCGTCGGGGTCGTGCAGCAGTTCGTTCCCGAGGCGGGCCGACGCGTCAACTGCCAAGTAGGACTGGCGCTTTCGCTGTCCGACGACCGCAGCGACGTGCCGGTGGACTGGCGCCTGCTGCTGAGCGGCAAGTGGGCGGACGACGAGGACGCCAGGCAGAAGGCGAACCTGCCGGACGAGAACAGGGGCCTGCCCGAGTGGGCCGAGATCCTGTCCATGGTCGACGAGACCTCGCGCTGGGGGGTGCCTCCCGCCCCGCTGGTCGCCGACACCGCCGATCCCCGCGGGGCCGTCGCCCTGGCAGCCGCGCTGGCCGACCGGGGCGTCGACTTCGTGCTGCGCACGGACGACTCCCTGCGCGCGCTGGCCCCCGACCCGCTGCTCGCCGAGGCGGGGACGTCCGCCGAGAACTCCGCGCGCCCCGGCCAGCGGCGCCCGCGCATGGCGGCCGACGCGCACGGTGCGGATCTCAGGACGCGCGCCAACGCGTTCTCGTTCGTCTCCGCCCAGGTGCACCTACCCACCCGCACCGGCCACCAGTCGCGCACCGTCGTGCGTTTAGTACTGCAACGCGGATCGAGCCACTGCCCCAGTGGCGGTACCTGGATCACCAACCTCACCCAGCGCCCACTGGACGAGGTGATGGGGCTCGCCGGCCTGGCCAACCGCGGCAGGGACACGCTGCACCAGCTGAAGGCCGACTACGGCCTGCATGATTTCGAGGGGCGCTCCTTTCGGGGCTGGCACCACCACATGACGATGGTCTCGGTTGCCTGGGCCTTCGGTCAAGAGTTGCTGAGTGCCCATCCTGCCCTGCGGATGCCCGCTCCTGCCCTGCCCTGA
- a CDS encoding aldo/keto reductase, whose product MTAPRTSVPEPRSAQAPRPTFAIGGRTPVRRLGFGAMRLADGPVPLPHPSPVWRPPAHRAHALNVLRRAVELGVELVDTADAYSLGGNEELVAEALHPYPERLLIATKCGVARPSPGEWTPLGRPEYLRQQAELSLRRLRVETLGLLQLHRIDPQVPLADQVGALRQLQEEGKVAHIGLSEVSVREIEEASAVAPIAAVQNQYNFADRRHDDVVDHCERHGIAFLPFFPMALGDHARPGGRLGRLAAEVGATPAQVALAWLLYRSPTVLPIPGTSSEQHLAENMGAWDVRLDDARLRELDAPA is encoded by the coding sequence ATGACAGCACCCCGCACCTCCGTCCCAGAACCGCGGAGCGCACAGGCGCCCCGGCCGACGTTCGCCATCGGCGGGCGAACCCCGGTGCGCCGCCTCGGCTTCGGCGCGATGCGGCTGGCCGACGGTCCGGTGCCCCTGCCCCACCCCTCGCCCGTGTGGCGCCCCCCGGCGCACCGCGCGCACGCCCTGAACGTGCTGCGCCGCGCCGTCGAACTGGGCGTCGAACTCGTCGACACGGCCGACGCCTACAGCCTGGGCGGCAACGAGGAACTCGTCGCCGAGGCGCTGCACCCCTACCCGGAACGGCTGCTGATCGCCACCAAGTGCGGTGTCGCGCGGCCGTCCCCCGGCGAGTGGACGCCGCTCGGCCGACCCGAGTACCTGCGCCAGCAGGCCGAACTCAGCCTGCGCAGGCTCCGCGTGGAGACGCTCGGCCTGCTCCAGCTGCACCGCATCGACCCCCAGGTGCCGCTGGCCGACCAGGTGGGCGCGCTGCGGCAGCTCCAGGAGGAGGGGAAGGTCGCGCACATCGGGCTCTCCGAGGTCTCCGTGCGGGAGATCGAGGAGGCGTCGGCCGTCGCGCCCATCGCGGCCGTGCAGAACCAGTACAACTTCGCCGACCGCCGCCACGACGACGTCGTCGACCACTGCGAGCGGCACGGCATCGCGTTCCTGCCGTTCTTCCCCATGGCGCTGGGCGACCACGCCCGCCCGGGCGGCCGGCTCGGCCGGCTCGCCGCGGAGGTCGGGGCCACCCCGGCCCAGGTGGCGCTGGCCTGGCTTCTGTACCGCTCCCCCACCGTCCTGCCCATCCCCGGCACCTCGTCCGAGCAGCACCTCGCCGAGAACATGGGGGCGTGGGACGTCAGGCTCGACGACGCGCGGCTGCGCGAGCTGGACGCGCCGGCGTAA
- a CDS encoding STAS domain-containing protein, with the protein MSFEAYLGFTGDSAAVHLSGDLGESDVPVLRSLIDQALARGARSIVLETDQLHSIVAGGARCLAFAQQRLPEPGRILVKGTREPVRRMLSQAGMESALTLVEDHVARGD; encoded by the coding sequence ATGTCCTTTGAAGCATATCTGGGTTTCACCGGCGACTCCGCCGCCGTGCACCTATCGGGCGACCTCGGGGAATCCGATGTCCCGGTACTGCGGTCGCTGATCGACCAGGCCCTCGCCAGGGGCGCGCGAAGCATCGTGCTGGAAACGGACCAGCTGCACTCCATCGTCGCGGGCGGGGCCCGCTGTCTGGCCTTCGCACAGCAACGGCTGCCCGAGCCCGGGCGCATCCTGGTCAAGGGCACACGGGAGCCGGTGCGCCGGATGCTGTCGCAAGCGGGAATGGAAAGCGCGCTCACCCTTGTGGAAGATCATGTCGCAAGAGGGGACTGA
- a CDS encoding helix-turn-helix transcriptional regulator, whose amino-acid sequence MHPQRSELGEFLRSRRSRLLPEDVGLTDYGTRRRVPGLRREELSQLAGVSVAYYTRLEQGQSVNASDAVLDALARVLRLDEHERDHLISLARQPGRGGGARRQRPERLRDGVRLLVRTATSPMLAIGRSTDVLAWNRSAHALLAGHLDYAAPDRAASRPNLARLVFLDAHSRELYADWKAKARDAVADLRVVAGRYPDDQALTALIGELSVKSQEFASLWSTHPIRGCSHFVRHFRHPVVGSLSLTNEVVQLPDDDGQRLALFAAEPGSPSEAALRLLTDLSAEDVAVPARQSGTGAL is encoded by the coding sequence ATGCATCCACAGCGATCCGAGTTGGGCGAGTTCCTCCGGTCACGGCGGTCCCGACTGCTGCCGGAGGACGTCGGGTTGACGGACTACGGTACGCGGCGCCGCGTACCGGGGTTGCGTCGCGAGGAGCTGTCGCAGCTGGCCGGGGTCAGCGTCGCCTATTACACACGGCTGGAGCAGGGGCAGAGCGTCAACGCGTCGGACGCCGTACTCGACGCGCTCGCCCGGGTGCTGCGCCTCGACGAGCACGAGCGCGACCACCTGATCAGCCTCGCCCGCCAGCCGGGCCGCGGCGGGGGCGCCCGCCGCCAGCGCCCCGAGCGGCTGCGGGACGGCGTGCGCCTGCTCGTGCGGACCGCCACCAGCCCGATGCTGGCCATCGGGCGCAGCACCGACGTCCTGGCGTGGAACCGCTCGGCCCACGCGCTGCTGGCCGGGCACCTGGACTACGCCGCGCCCGACCGGGCGGCCAGCCGCCCGAACCTGGCCCGGCTGGTCTTCCTCGACGCGCACAGCCGGGAGTTGTACGCCGACTGGAAGGCCAAGGCGCGGGACGCCGTGGCCGACCTGCGGGTCGTCGCCGGGCGTTACCCGGACGACCAGGCGCTGACCGCGCTCATCGGCGAACTGAGCGTCAAGAGCCAGGAGTTCGCGTCCCTGTGGAGCACGCACCCGATCCGCGGCTGCTCCCACTTCGTGCGCCACTTCAGGCACCCGGTCGTGGGCTCGCTCTCCCTGACCAACGAGGTGGTGCAGCTGCCGGACGACGACGGGCAGCGCCTCGCGCTGTTCGCGGCCGAGCCGGGCTCGCCCTCGGAGGCCGCGCTGCGGCTGCTGACCGACCTGAGCGCCGAGGACGTCGCGGTGCCCGCCCGGCAGAGCGGGACCGGCGCGCTGTAG
- a CDS encoding MFS transporter has protein sequence MILVTLCSATFVVGLDFSIVAVALPEIGSALGFAGTGDLQWVVTACLLPTASLLLLFGRLSDRMGRRNLFLLGLLLLVITSLIAGLAANPGTLVAARAGQGIAGAMISPTALALLTTVFPEGPQRTKALGVNGALLSLGFVVGTIGGGVITSAFNWRWTMLIMAIVGAAVLISGLAVLSADRERTRRALDVPGAVLVSGGLFALVYWVSTGADNGWGSGPTMAALVLAVLLLGAFLLVERRHPSPLVPLSLLNRPSIKWGWIVGLITFGMCGGTTVLLSLYMQEILGWSALETGLGFLAEGLGALVSGLIVSRLIGAWGGPRTLVAGLGIQAAGTAAMVVLPNETNLPLLLLTSGAMGFGHVLAVVAFINAMTSGLRDDEQGVVGGLAQMPQFVGAIGTAALAAIASSRTAALESTRSAVDAHLGGLHAGMLAGGLVCLAGVLITVLFLRRPATPPDGESSADATEPSLGARGSGPAEVAAR, from the coding sequence ATGATCCTGGTCACTCTGTGCAGCGCGACGTTCGTGGTCGGCCTCGACTTCTCGATCGTCGCCGTCGCCCTGCCGGAGATCGGCAGCGCCCTGGGCTTCGCCGGCACCGGCGACCTCCAGTGGGTTGTCACCGCGTGCCTGCTTCCCACCGCGAGCCTGCTGCTGCTCTTCGGTCGGCTGTCCGACCGGATGGGGCGGCGCAACCTGTTCCTGCTCGGCCTGCTCCTGCTCGTCATCACCTCCCTGATCGCCGGCCTGGCCGCCAACCCGGGCACCCTGGTCGCCGCCCGCGCGGGCCAGGGCATCGCCGGGGCGATGATCAGTCCCACGGCGCTCGCGCTGCTGACCACGGTCTTCCCCGAAGGGCCTCAGCGGACCAAGGCGTTGGGGGTCAACGGCGCCCTCCTGTCGCTCGGCTTCGTCGTGGGCACCATCGGCGGCGGCGTGATCACCAGCGCCTTCAACTGGCGGTGGACGATGCTCATCATGGCCATCGTCGGCGCCGCCGTGCTGATCAGCGGCCTGGCCGTCCTGTCGGCCGACCGGGAGCGCACGCGGCGGGCTTTGGACGTGCCGGGGGCCGTGCTGGTCAGCGGTGGTCTCTTCGCCCTGGTCTACTGGGTGAGCACCGGCGCCGACAACGGCTGGGGCAGCGGGCCGACCATGGCCGCCCTGGTGCTCGCGGTGCTGCTGCTCGGCGCGTTCCTGCTGGTCGAGCGCCGGCACCCGTCGCCGCTCGTGCCGCTGTCGCTGCTCAACCGGCCCTCGATCAAGTGGGGTTGGATCGTCGGCCTGATCACCTTCGGCATGTGCGGCGGAACCACCGTGCTGCTCAGCCTCTACATGCAGGAGATCCTCGGCTGGAGCGCGCTTGAGACCGGCCTCGGCTTCCTCGCCGAGGGCCTGGGCGCCCTGGTCTCCGGCCTCATCGTCTCCCGCCTGATCGGCGCCTGGGGCGGCCCCAGGACGCTGGTGGCCGGCCTCGGCATCCAGGCCGCGGGCACCGCCGCGATGGTGGTCCTGCCCAACGAGACGAACCTGCCCCTGCTGCTGCTCACCTCGGGCGCGATGGGCTTCGGGCACGTGCTCGCCGTGGTCGCCTTCATCAACGCGATGACCTCGGGGCTGCGCGACGACGAGCAGGGCGTGGTCGGCGGCCTGGCGCAGATGCCGCAGTTCGTCGGCGCCATCGGCACCGCGGCGCTCGCCGCCATCGCCAGCAGCCGCACCGCGGCCCTGGAGTCCACCCGCTCCGCCGTCGACGCCCACCTCGGCGGCCTGCACGCGGGCATGCTCGCCGGCGGCCTGGTCTGCCTCGCCGGCGTGCTCATCACCGTACTGTTCCTGCGCCGTCCGGCCACCCCACCGGACGGGGAGTCCTCGGCGGACGCGACCGAGCCCTCACTGGGCGCCCGGGGCTCAGGCCCCGCGGAGGTCGCGGCTCGCTGA
- a CDS encoding AGE family epimerase/isomerase has translation MPAEIDFTFSDLVGGYVESARGDVFVLRTFGGSRRTVRLTDTTTAQWLRNLGEPYRDETGRLRELLRPGVLVFSYGPVYPDSGGLRFQADRLVFVGDADDLRRYETSGWWVDQLRELAAFYRTAQFGRGPVDFARYRTVLSAGGGKPDEVQETDTISRMVYGMASAYLLTGDEDFLDVADRGSRYLHDHMRFTDEDVVYWYHGLERRADGERKLFASEFGDDYQAIPAYEQIYALVGLTQTYRVTGDPALLADIRGTLRLFERYFADRGLGGWYSHIHPVSLSPHDQALGINRSRKNWNSIGDHAPAYLFNLYLATGEESHLRMLEHAFDMIVTRLPDRSPGGSPFVDERFHGDWTPDRAWGWQQDRAVVGHNLKIAWNLTRMAAVLPKPEYAALAERIARTMPDLGRDPQRGGWYDLVQRMPGPEGRHDFVWHDRKAWWQQEQAILAYLVLAGQTAGAGPARDAGPEGSHLRHAREAFAFYNAFFPDHDEGAVHFTVLAQGIPFLMGNERLKGSHAMAMYHKAELCYLAEVYGRLLIHGQPLTLWFAPGPDASYPGGLLRVAPDVLPRGRVELAEVRVDGAVWDDFDAQAMTVRLPRSEHRLSVRATLRPLPPGERG, from the coding sequence GTGCCGGCTGAGATCGACTTCACCTTCTCCGACCTGGTCGGCGGCTACGTGGAATCCGCCCGCGGCGACGTCTTCGTCCTCAGGACGTTCGGCGGGAGCCGGCGCACGGTGCGGCTCACGGACACCACCACGGCCCAGTGGCTGCGCAACCTCGGGGAGCCGTACCGCGACGAGACCGGCCGGCTGCGTGAGCTGCTGCGGCCCGGCGTCCTGGTCTTCTCCTACGGTCCCGTGTACCCGGACAGCGGCGGCCTGCGCTTCCAGGCGGACCGCCTGGTCTTCGTCGGGGACGCGGACGACCTGCGCCGCTACGAGACCTCGGGCTGGTGGGTGGACCAGCTCAGGGAGCTGGCCGCGTTCTACCGCACCGCGCAGTTCGGCCGGGGCCCGGTCGACTTCGCCCGGTACCGCACGGTGCTGAGCGCGGGCGGGGGCAAGCCGGACGAGGTCCAGGAGACCGACACCATCTCCCGGATGGTCTACGGCATGGCCAGCGCCTACCTCCTGACCGGGGACGAGGACTTCCTCGACGTCGCCGACCGCGGCTCGCGCTACCTCCACGACCACATGCGGTTCACCGACGAGGACGTCGTCTACTGGTACCACGGCCTCGAACGCCGGGCGGACGGCGAACGCAAGCTGTTCGCCTCGGAGTTCGGTGACGACTACCAGGCCATCCCCGCCTACGAGCAGATCTACGCGCTCGTGGGTCTCACCCAGACCTACCGGGTCACGGGCGACCCGGCGCTGCTGGCCGACATCCGCGGCACCCTCCGCCTGTTCGAGCGGTACTTCGCGGACCGCGGACTCGGCGGCTGGTACTCGCACATCCACCCGGTGAGCCTCAGCCCGCACGACCAGGCGCTCGGCATCAACCGGTCGAGGAAGAACTGGAACTCCATCGGGGACCACGCGCCCGCCTACCTCTTCAACCTCTACCTGGCGACCGGGGAGGAGAGCCACCTGCGGATGCTGGAGCACGCGTTCGACATGATCGTGACGCGGCTCCCCGACCGCTCGCCCGGGGGCAGCCCGTTCGTCGACGAGCGGTTCCACGGCGACTGGACCCCCGACCGCGCGTGGGGCTGGCAGCAGGACCGCGCGGTCGTCGGCCACAACCTCAAGATCGCGTGGAACCTGACGCGCATGGCCGCCGTGCTCCCCAAGCCGGAGTACGCCGCGCTGGCCGAGCGGATCGCGCGCACCATGCCGGACCTCGGCCGGGACCCGCAGCGCGGCGGCTGGTACGACCTGGTGCAGCGCATGCCGGGCCCCGAGGGGCGGCACGACTTCGTGTGGCACGACCGCAAGGCGTGGTGGCAGCAGGAGCAGGCGATCCTGGCGTACCTGGTGCTGGCGGGGCAGACCGCCGGGGCCGGCCCCGCCAGGGACGCCGGGCCGGAAGGCTCCCACCTGCGGCACGCGAGGGAGGCGTTCGCCTTCTACAACGCCTTCTTCCCCGACCACGACGAGGGCGCGGTCCACTTCACCGTGCTCGCCCAGGGCATTCCGTTCCTGATGGGCAACGAGCGGCTCAAGGGCAGCCACGCCATGGCGATGTACCACAAGGCCGAACTGTGCTACCTGGCCGAGGTGTACGGCCGGCTGCTGATCCACGGGCAGCCGCTCACCCTCTGGTTCGCGCCCGGACCCGACGCCTCCTACCCCGGGGGCCTGCTCCGGGTCGCGCCCGACGTCCTGCCGCGCGGGCGCGTGGAGTTGGCCGAGGTCCGCGTGGACGGCGCGGTCTGGGACGACTTCGACGCGCAGGCCATGACGGTGCGGCTGCCCCGCAGCGAGCACCGGCTCAGCGTGCGGGCGACGCTGCGCCCCCTTCCCCCGGGGGAACGGGGATGA
- a CDS encoding glycogen debranching protein — MTASPGLPGRDAAPASRPPGAAARPLGATVVPEGVHFAVHAPHAERLSLLLLDPEHGEPLAELPFPVPDRPGGRWDLTVPGLAPGDADYLLVGPEGDLLLDPRARALAGGEEWGVRPRWRCVVTAGRPRRRRPPRPALPVEDLVVYELHVRGFTRHPSSGTAHPGTFAGLREKIGHLLRLGVNCVELLPIAEFDETDNTYREPGTGRPLANFWGYDPVAWAAPKSAYAARPERAGAVRELRDLVDALHAAGIEVILDVVFNHTAEGDHRGPTLSLRGLDEEGYYLLGPDGRPRNLTATGNTVNANHPAARALILDALRHWVREYDVDGFRFDMAGILTRGGDGTPLADPPLLREIAEDPELADRRLIAEANDATGLDLVGAFPSATASHRGRWSEWNDRYRDAVRRFLTGQDAGARELALRLAGSPDLYGARGAGASVNYVTSHDGFTLADWASYDRPHNEANGEGGTDGIAVNHSWNCGWEGPTERPDVLRRRARLVHGALTLLAVSTGVPMVTAGDEFGRTQLGNNNAYGQDNETSWVDWTLAERHVQRLEFVRCLWAFRRRHPAVRRSRAPSEERPEGWEYPPVSWHGERPGEPDWSPSSRLVVGLFHQEPPEGERDTVLVAVNADERPRLVAPPPAPSGTRWHLFVDTGDEEGPLAHEPGHEPRWSGTGPEGGEPLLRLMAHSTLVLTAVPAAQDDSPAPPGI; from the coding sequence ATGACCGCGAGCCCCGGACTTCCCGGCCGGGACGCCGCCCCGGCGTCCCGGCCCCCCGGCGCCGCCGCCCGCCCGCTGGGGGCGACGGTGGTCCCCGAGGGCGTGCACTTCGCCGTCCACGCCCCGCACGCGGAACGGCTCTCGCTGCTGCTGCTCGACCCGGAACACGGCGAACCGCTGGCGGAGCTGCCGTTCCCCGTCCCCGACCGCCCGGGAGGACGCTGGGACCTCACGGTCCCTGGACTCGCCCCCGGGGACGCGGACTACCTGCTCGTGGGCCCCGAGGGCGACCTGCTGCTCGACCCCCGCGCCAGGGCCCTGGCGGGCGGGGAGGAGTGGGGCGTCCGGCCGCGCTGGCGGTGCGTGGTCACCGCAGGACGGCCGCGCCGCCGCCGCCCGCCGCGTCCGGCGCTCCCGGTCGAGGACCTGGTCGTCTACGAGCTGCACGTGCGCGGCTTCACCCGCCACCCCTCGTCGGGCACCGCGCACCCGGGAACGTTCGCCGGCCTGCGCGAGAAGATCGGCCACCTGCTGCGGCTCGGGGTCAACTGCGTGGAGCTGCTGCCGATCGCCGAGTTCGACGAGACCGACAACACCTACCGGGAGCCGGGCACCGGCCGGCCGCTCGCCAACTTCTGGGGCTACGACCCGGTGGCGTGGGCGGCCCCGAAGAGCGCCTACGCCGCCCGCCCGGAGCGCGCGGGCGCCGTCCGCGAACTCCGGGACCTCGTCGACGCGTTGCACGCCGCGGGCATCGAGGTGATCCTCGACGTGGTCTTCAACCACACGGCGGAGGGGGACCACCGCGGGCCCACCCTCTCCCTGCGCGGCCTGGACGAGGAGGGCTACTACCTGCTCGGCCCCGACGGCAGGCCGCGCAACCTGACGGCCACGGGCAACACCGTCAACGCCAACCACCCCGCCGCCAGGGCCCTGATCCTGGACGCCCTGCGCCACTGGGTCAGGGAGTACGACGTGGACGGCTTCCGCTTCGACATGGCGGGCATCCTCACCCGGGGCGGCGACGGGACGCCGCTGGCCGACCCGCCGCTGCTGCGCGAGATCGCCGAGGACCCCGAGCTGGCCGACCGGCGGCTGATCGCCGAGGCCAACGACGCGACCGGCCTCGACCTGGTCGGCGCGTTCCCCTCCGCGACCGCCTCCCACCGGGGGCGGTGGTCGGAGTGGAACGACCGCTACCGGGACGCCGTCAGGCGGTTCCTCACCGGCCAGGACGCCGGCGCCCGCGAACTGGCGCTGCGCCTGGCCGGATCGCCCGACCTCTACGGCGCGCGCGGGGCCGGCGCCTCCGTCAACTACGTGACCAGCCACGACGGTTTCACGTTGGCGGACTGGGCCTCGTACGACCGGCCGCACAACGAGGCCAACGGCGAGGGCGGCACGGACGGCATCGCGGTGAACCACAGCTGGAACTGCGGCTGGGAGGGCCCCACGGAACGCCCCGACGTCCTGCGCCGCCGCGCGCGGCTGGTGCACGGGGCCCTCACGTTGCTCGCGGTCAGCACCGGTGTCCCGATGGTGACCGCGGGAGACGAGTTCGGACGCACCCAGCTGGGCAACAACAATGCGTATGGCCAAGACAACGAGACCAGCTGGGTCGACTGGACCCTTGCCGAACGGCACGTCCAGCGGCTGGAGTTCGTCCGGTGCCTGTGGGCCTTCCGACGCCGGCATCCCGCGGTCCGCCGCAGCCGTGCGCCTTCCGAGGAGCGACCGGAAGGCTGGGAGTACCCGCCGGTCAGCTGGCACGGCGAACGCCCCGGCGAACCCGACTGGTCACCGTCGTCCCGGCTGGTGGTCGGACTGTTCCACCAGGAGCCGCCCGAGGGCGAGCGCGACACCGTCCTGGTCGCCGTCAACGCGGACGAACGACCGCGCCTGGTCGCTCCGCCCCCCGCCCCGAGCGGGACGCGCTGGCACCTCTTCGTCGACACAGGTGACGAGGAGGGGCCGCTCGCGCACGAGCCGGGACACGAACCGCGCTGGTCCGGAACCGGACCGGAGGGCGGCGAGCCGTTATTACGGCTCATGGCGCATTCGACGCTCGTACTGACCGCGGTGCCCGCAGCGCAGGACGATTCCCCCGCCCCTCCCGGAATCTGA